The Medicago truncatula cultivar Jemalong A17 chromosome 4, MtrunA17r5.0-ANR, whole genome shotgun sequence genome includes a region encoding these proteins:
- the LOC25492095 gene encoding coiled-coil domain-containing protein 39, with amino-acid sequence MKPPHSIREDCKALRRELEWHENSIHRWRIKSRAVEKHLKFVKNEIKLYSGDLYAKLIEFDCLTRSVDEKEQLLQTVEHELNAKRREFDILAGLIKERNYDADEKEKRLREKARDIENQYKHIKSKHQEIEEREKDHQTMEEQFEEKEKAHEGKVKYLESRFVELQEFESRIQIQHKEQEEKFEEREKDLRSKEEQFVEQENAHKDIVECLESKFVELRELESIFKEREKALCSNEEDYDKQLDVLVSIEKESEEREKELFWDENLLKQRLKYIETKQKEFEDQEKQFKLREKHLETKEKQSEDRERFNLVKQLEFICSQFSAVLRASSDPAKLVLESIKGCCPSHVRNLLVDELYKTSPVISLHVKEEAIKFATEWKENLSVLGKDNLEVLNYFKFVATFEIGSSCQAPRVLCGPVKVPGYQPSFTTNDGGNVQLLSDRSELNDNGILVNLQTAPNPAQLVLDMIRNPKLRQEEGMVIEKRQIFLLDQLTRISPHIDCDVKYEAMKLALELKDTARGCAENSLVVLGFLLLLSSYGLFPHSNFNNDEVLKLFEVVAHHKEAVELFQTLGFEDKISDFVDNLIKNLRHIGAVRFISAYNLADKSRLVSIMLQIEMEKAKQISYEVVCREKHREPKVKARDTEIASLRDILQCISDCNLEYHHNLVGEIKKRIFVLEQENQRENSVAISSESLSNEKKRARKEVSTNQVKEQELAQKKPYDVAGTKNPFRVQHREEKQPQVEMRQSQVRKHVDEQEGYQLSLKFGNIKRLRTMWLPLPT; translated from the exons ATGAAACCACCACATTCAATTCGAGAAGACTGCAAAGCTCTTCGTCGAGAACTCGAATGGCATGAAAATTCGATCCACCGATGGCGCATTAAGAGTCGAGCAGTAGAAAAACACTTGAAATTTGTTAAAAACGAGATTAAATTGTATAGCGGCGACCTCTATGCTAAGCTGATAGAGTTTGATTGTCTAACAAGGTCGGTTGATGAAAAAGAACAACTCTTGCAAACTGTTGAACATGAGTTGAATGCTAAGAGGAGAGAGTTTGATATTCTTGCAGGGTTGATCAAAGAAAGAAACTATGACGctgatgaaaaggaaaaaaggctTCGAGAAAAGGCCAGGGATATCGAAAATCAGTACAAACATATCAAGTCGAAACATCAAGAGattgaagaaagagagaaggaTCACCAAACAATGGAGGAGCagtttgaagaaaaagaaaaggctcATGAAGGAAAGGTGAAGTACCTCGAGTCGAGGTTTGTAGAGCTGCAAGAGTTTGAATCAAGAATTCAAATCCAACACAAGGAACAGGAGGAGAAAtttgaagaaagagagaaggaTCTTCGATCAAAGGAGGAGCAATTTGTAGAACAAGAAAATGCGCATAAAGATATAGTGGAGTGCCTTGAGTCGAAGTTTGTAGAGCTGCGGGAACTTGAATCAATATTTAAAGAAAGAGAGAAGGCGCTTTGTTCAAATGAGGAGGACTATGATAAACAATTAGATGTGCTTGTTTCAATAGAGAAGGAATCtgaagaaagagagaaggaGCTTTTTTGGGATGAAAATCTGTTAAAACAGAGATTAAAGTATATTGAGACGAAACAAAAGGAGTTTGAAGATCAGGAGAAGCAGTTCAAACTGAGAGAAAAGCATCTTGAGACGAAAGAAAAACAGTCTGAAGATCGAGAGCGCTTCAACCTTGTGAAACAACTTGAGTTCATATGTAGTCAATTTTCGGCTGTTCTTCGAGCATCATCCGACCCTGCTAAACTGGTGTTAGAATCAATAAAAGGTTGTTGTCCTTCTCATGTACGTAACCTTTTGGTGGATGAACTATATAAAACTTCACCTGTCATTAGTCTTCATGTCAAAGAAGAAGCAATCAAATTTGCAACCGAGTGGAAGGAAAATTTATCTGTACTTGGTAAGGATAATTTGGAGGTGCTGAATTATTTCAAGTTTGTTGCTACTTTTGAAATCGGTTCATCTTGTCAGGCTCCGCGAGTCCTTTGTGGTCCTGTTAAAGTACCAG GTTATCAACCAAGTTTCACCACCAATGATGGAGGAAATGTCCAGTTGCTCTCAGATAGGTCTGAATTGAATGACAATGGCATTTTAGTTAATCTCCAAACAGCACCGAATCCAGCACAACTTGTTTTGGATATGATTCGAAATCCTAAGCTTCGACAGGAAGAAGGCATGGTTATTGAGAAGAGACAAATATTTCTGTTAGACCAGCTAACAAGAATCTCGCCACATATAGATTGTGACGTAAAATACGAGGCAATGAAGCTGGCACTTGAGTTGAAAGATACCGCGAGAGGATGTGCTGAAAATTCTTTGGTGGTTCTGGGTTTTCTACTACTTTTATCTAGTTATGGATTGTTTCCTCATTCTAATTTTAACAATGATGAAGTTTTGAAGCTTTTTGAGGTTGTTGCTCATCACAAGGAAGCTGTAGAGCTGTTTCAGACCCTTGGGTTCGAGGACAAAATATCCG ATTTTGTGGATAATCTTATAAAGAATCTGCGGCATATTGGAGCTGTTAGATTCATTTCTGCATATAATTTGGCTGACAAGTCCAGACTAGTTAGTATCATGCTACAAATAGAGATGGAGAAAGCAAAACAGATTTCCTATGAAGTTGTTTGCAGAGAAAAACACCGTGAACCAAAG GTTAAGGCCAGAGATACAGAAATTGCTAGTCTGAGGGATATTCTACAGTGCATTTCAGATTGCAACCTAGAGTATCACCACAATCTAGTTGGTGAGATTAAGAAGCGCATTTTTGTATTAGAACAAGAAAACCAGAGGGAAAATAGTGTTGCCATCTCATCAGAGTCTCTTTCCAACGAGAAAAAACGTGCTAGAAAAGAAGTCTCTACAAATCAAGTTAAAGAGCAAGAGCTAGCCCAAAAGAAGCCTTATGATGTTGCAGGTACCAAGAATCCATTTAGAGTGCAACACCGTGAAGAAAAACAACCTCAAGTTGAAATGCGACAAAGTCAAGTAAGGAAACATGTCGATGAGCAGGAAGGCTATCAACTATCACTTAAGTTTGGCAACATAAAGCGTCTTAGAACAATGTGGCTTCCTCTTCCAACTTAG
- the LOC120579950 gene encoding traB domain-containing protein-like encodes MFTPSNVSLSDFSSFADNLKNVLKEREDIDRTEQKEEMSKTLPTVMETLVHERDQYMSYTLLKGASESRTVVAVVGRMHLEGMKNNWKQPVNIEDLQTIPPPKPIVLAIKIFTYVGVVVAGVAIISSFCL; translated from the exons ATGTTTACTCCAAGCAATGTGTCTTTGTCAGACTTTTCATCCTTCGCTGATAATCTTAAAAACGTG TTGAAAGAAAGGGAAGACATTGACAGAACggaacaaaaagaagaaatgagCAAGACATTGCCAACCGTAATGGAGACCCTTGTGCATGAAAGAGATCA GTACATGTCCTACACATTATTAAAAGGGGCAAGTGAGAGCAGAACAGTTGTTGCTGTTGTCGGAAGAATGCATCTAGAAGGAATGAAGAACAATTGGAAGCAACCTGTCAAT ATTGAGGATCTCCAGACAATTCCACCTCCCAAACCAATTGTCCTTGCAATCAAGATCTTTACATATGTCGGCGTTGTCGTGGCTGGGGTGGCCATAATATCAAGCTTCTGTCTTTAA